From the Desulfovibrio sp. JY genome, one window contains:
- the coaBC gene encoding bifunctional phosphopantothenoylcysteine decarboxylase/phosphopantothenate--cysteine ligase CoaBC, translating into MTTTHCDFKGYSGRRVHLGVTGSVAAFKALSLLRRLVASGASVGVTLTTAAQRFVTPLSFEALGADPVYTDMFSPEAANFAHLAPSQTADVLAIVPATADILARLSCGLAGDLLACQALAFEGTMVVAPAMNPRLWKAVATQANWQTLLSRGVVGVMPECGEMACGESGRGRLAGEEAIFTAILKALTPQDMAGKKVLVSLGPTREYFDAARFWSNPSTGRMGACLAMAAWLRGASVTVVSGPVSWWFPDDVTVVPVTTAKEMHDACLTAWPDCDMAVMTAAVADFSPVPHPSGGKFKKAVAGKELTLAFSPTHDILAAMGQKKRPGQRLVGFCAETDNLLENAKGKLTRKNCDLIVANPIGRSDAGFAALDNEAVVLATDGRTEHWASAPKTEMAWKIWDSTNRF; encoded by the coding sequence CACATTGCGATTTCAAAGGATATTCCGGACGACGGGTACACCTCGGCGTGACCGGTTCCGTAGCCGCCTTCAAGGCCCTGTCCCTTTTGCGACGCCTTGTCGCTTCGGGCGCTTCCGTGGGTGTGACCCTGACCACGGCCGCCCAACGTTTCGTCACCCCGCTTTCCTTCGAGGCCCTTGGGGCCGATCCCGTCTACACCGACATGTTTTCCCCGGAAGCGGCCAATTTCGCCCATCTCGCCCCGTCGCAGACCGCCGACGTGCTGGCCATTGTTCCGGCCACGGCCGACATCCTGGCCCGGTTGTCCTGTGGTTTGGCCGGCGATTTGCTCGCCTGCCAGGCCCTGGCTTTCGAAGGGACCATGGTCGTGGCTCCGGCCATGAACCCCCGGCTCTGGAAGGCCGTCGCTACCCAGGCCAATTGGCAAACCCTCCTTTCGCGGGGCGTCGTCGGCGTCATGCCCGAATGCGGCGAGATGGCCTGCGGCGAATCCGGCCGGGGGCGGCTTGCCGGCGAGGAGGCCATTTTCACGGCCATCCTCAAGGCGCTCACCCCGCAGGACATGGCCGGCAAGAAGGTGCTGGTCAGCCTCGGGCCGACACGCGAGTATTTCGACGCCGCCCGGTTCTGGTCCAACCCCTCCACCGGCCGCATGGGCGCTTGTCTGGCCATGGCCGCCTGGCTGCGCGGGGCTTCGGTGACCGTGGTTTCCGGACCCGTATCCTGGTGGTTTCCGGACGATGTCACGGTTGTTCCGGTCACGACCGCAAAAGAGATGCACGACGCCTGTCTTACCGCTTGGCCGGACTGCGACATGGCCGTTATGACCGCTGCCGTGGCCGATTTTTCACCCGTCCCCCATCCCAGCGGCGGCAAGTTCAAAAAGGCCGTGGCCGGCAAGGAACTGACCCTGGCATTTTCTCCCACCCATGATATCCTGGCGGCAATGGGCCAGAAAAAGCGCCCCGGGCAGAGGCTTGTCGGCTTTTGCGCCGAAACGGACAATTTGCTGGAAAACGCCAAGGGAAAGCTGACGCGCAAAAATTGCGACTTGATCGTGGCCAATCCTATCGGCCGCAGCGATGCCGGGTTTGCCGCCCTGGATAACGAGGCCGTAGTTTTGGCCAC